One window of the Thamnophis elegans isolate rThaEle1 chromosome 6, rThaEle1.pri, whole genome shotgun sequence genome contains the following:
- the CCT8 gene encoding T-complex protein 1 subunit theta yields MALHVPKAPGFAQMLKEGAKHYSGLEEAVFRNIQACKELAQTTRTAYGPNGMNKMVINHLEKLFVTNDAATILRELEVQHPAAKMIVMASHMQEQEVGDGTNFVLVFAGALLEHAEELLRMGLSVSEVIEGYEKACRKALEILPDLVCCSAKNLRDVGEVASLLQTSIMSKQCGSESFLTQLIAQACVSIFSESGHFNVDNIRVCKILGSGINASTVLHGMVFKKETEGDVTSVKDAKIAVYSCPFDGMITETKGTVLIKNAEELMNFSKGEEDLMELQVKAIADAGANVVISGGKVADMALHYANKYNLMLIRLNSKWDLRRLCKTVGATALPRLVPPNLEEMGHCNSVYLSEIGETQVVVFKHEKEDGAISTIVIRGSTDNLMDDVERAIDDGVNTFKVLTRDKRLVPGGGATEIELAKQITSYGETCPGLDQYAIKKFAEAFEAIPRALAENSGIKANELISKLYAVHQEGNKNVGFDIEAEAAVVKDMLEAGVLDTHLGKYWGIKLATNAAVTVLRVDQIIMAKPSGGPKPPSGKKDLDDDQSD; encoded by the exons ATGGCGTTGCACGTTCCGAAGGCCCCTGGCTTTGCCCAGATGCTGAAGGAAGGAGCGAAG CATTATTCTGGATTGGAAGAAGCTGTGTTTCGAAACATTCAAGCATGTAAAGAACTTGCTCAGACAACACGCACAGCCTATGGCCCAAATG gGATGAACAAAATGGTTATTAATCATTTGGAAAAGCTTTTTGTTACTAATGATGCTGCTACCATTTTAAGAGAATTGGAG gtTCAGCATCCTGCAGCAAAAATGATTGTCATGGCTTCTCATATGCAAGAACAAGAAGTTGGTGATGGGACaaattttgttcttgtttttgctGGTGCTCTTCTTGAACATGCTGAAGAACTTCTAAGAATGGGACTTTCTGTTTCAGAG GTGATTGAAGGCTATGAAAAAGCTTGCAGGAAAGCATTGGAAATTCTGCCTGATCTTGTGTGCTGCTCTGCAAAAAATCTTCGGGATGTTGGAGAAGTGGCATCCTTGTTACAAACTTCAATAATGAGTAAACAGTGTGGTAGTGAAAGCTTTCTAACACAACTTATTGCTCAAGCATGTG TATCCATTTTTTCTGAATCGGGTCACTTCAACGTTGATAACATCAGAGTGTGCAAAATCTTA GGTTCTGGTATTAATGCATCCACTGTATTGCATGGGAtggtatttaaaaaagaaactgaggGTGATGTTACTTCTGTTAAAGATGCTAAAATAGCTGTCTACTCTTGTCCTTTTGATGGAATGATAACAGAAACTAAG GGGACAGTACTGATAAAAAATGCTGAAGAGCTGATGAATTTCAGCAAAGGAGAAGAGGACTTAATGGAGCTACAGGTCAAAGCTATTGCTGACGCTGGTGCAAATGTGGTAATTTCAGGTGGAAAAGTGGCAGACATGGCCCTACATTATGCAAACAAATACAACCTTATGTTAATCCG GCTGAATTCAAAATGGGACCTCAGGAGATTATGTAAAACAGTTGGTGCTACAGCTCTGCCTAGACTG GTTCCACCTAATTTAGAAGAAATGGGCCACTGCAATAGCGTGTATTTATCAGAAATTGGGGAAACACAAGTTGTCGTGTTTAAACAtg aaaaggAAGATGGAGCTATTTCAACAATAGTAATTCGTGGTTCCACAGACAACCTAATGGATGATGTAGAAAGAGCAATTGATGATGGTGTAAATACTTTCAAAGTACTCACTCGG GATAAGCGCCTTGTCCCAGGGGGTGGTGCAACTGAGATTGAATTGGCAAAACAGATAACGTCATATGGAGAG ACTTGCCCAGGTCTTGATCAGTATGCAATCAAGAAATTTGCTGAGGCATTTGAAGCTATTCCCCGAGCTCTGGCAGAAAATTCTGGAATTAAAGCAAATGAGCTTATTTCAAAGCTATATGCAGTACATCAAGAAGGCAATAAAAATGTTGGATTTGATATTGAG GCTGAAGCTGCAGTTGTGAAAGATATGTTGGAAGCAGGGGTATTAGATACACATCTTGGAAAATACTGGGGTATCAAGTTGGCTACAAATGCTGCGGTAACAGTATTGAGAGTTGATCAG ATTATCATGGCCAAACCATCTGGTGGCCCTAAACCGCCATCAGGGAAAAAGGATTTGGATGATGACCAAAGTGACTGA